GCCGCAACAACTTTCCGCCGACGGCGCGCTCAGCGGACGGGAGAACGTCGCGTTGTTCGCCCGCCTCTTCGACGTCCCGCGCCGCGAGCGGGCCGAGCAGGTCGACAACGCCCTGGGCGCCGTCGGCCTGCTCAGCGACGCCGACCGCCCGGCCTCGACCTACTCCGGCGGCATGATCCGCCGCCTCGAACTCGCGCAGGCGCTGGTCAGCGCGCCCCGGCTGCTGATACTCGACGAGCCGACCATCGGGCTCGACCCGGTGGCCCGCTCCAGCGTCTGGGAACGCATCCAACAGGTCCGCGCCGACACCGGCATGACAGTGCTCGTGACCACGCACTACATGGACGAGGCCGAGCAGCACTGCGAACGGGTCGCGCTCATGCACCGCGGCCGGATCCGGGCCATGGGCAGCCCCGCGGAACTGCGGGCCGAACTCGGTCCACAGTCCACTTTGGACGACGTCTTCCGCGCGGTCACCGGGGACGCCTTCGACGACGCAGACAAGGGAGGGATCCGGGATGTCCGTGCCGCTCGCCGCACCGCCCGCCGCCTCGGCTGACCCCGGCGCGGTCCGCCGCCTGCTGTCCAGGGTGGGCACGATGTGCCTGGTCGAACTGCAGAAGCTGCGCCGCGACCGCGCGGAACTCCTCACCCGCGCGATCCAGCCCGCACTGTGGCTGCTGATCTTCGGCGAGACCTTCACCCGCCTGCGCGCGATCCCCACCGGGAGCACGCCCTACCTGGACTTCCTCGCGCCGGGGATCCTCGCGCAGTCCGCGTTGTTCATCGCGATCTTCTACGGCATCCAGATCATCTGGGAACGGGACGCCGGTGTGCTGGGCAAGCTGCTCGTCACGCCGACCCCGCGCGCGGCGCTGGT
The window above is part of the Amycolatopsis thermoflava N1165 genome. Proteins encoded here:
- a CDS encoding ABC transporter ATP-binding protein, with the translated sequence MTTPAVRCAGLRHAFGDTVAVDGVDLEIPAGQVFGLLGPNGAGKTTTIRMITTLLPAKAGAIEVFGLDAARRKMRVRRLIGYVPQQLSADGALSGRENVALFARLFDVPRRERAEQVDNALGAVGLLSDADRPASTYSGGMIRRLELAQALVSAPRLLILDEPTIGLDPVARSSVWERIQQVRADTGMTVLVTTHYMDEAEQHCERVALMHRGRIRAMGSPAELRAELGPQSTLDDVFRAVTGDAFDDADKGGIRDVRAARRTARRLG